A single region of the Hylaeus volcanicus isolate JK05 chromosome 5, UHH_iyHylVolc1.0_haploid, whole genome shotgun sequence genome encodes:
- the LOC128877113 gene encoding ras-related GTP-binding protein A: MKKKVLLMGKSGSGKTSMRSIIFANYIARDTRRLGATIDVEHSHVRFLGNLVLNLWDCGGQEAFMENYFASQRDNIFRNVEVLIYVFDVESRELDKDMHYYQSCLEAILQNSPEAKIFCLVHKMDLVQEDQRDLIFREREEDLKRLSLPLECTCFRTSIWDETLYRAWSSIVYMLIPNVKELEQSLKQFTNIIDADEVLLFERATFLVISYCQRQHHRDVHRFEKVSNIIKQFKLSCSKLAAQFQSMEVRNTNFAAFIDVFTSNTYVMVIMSDPAIPSAATLINIRNARKHFEKLERASQSSALSR, encoded by the exons ATGAAGAAAAAG gTTCTGTTAATGGGTAAGAGTGGTTCAGGGAAAACGAGTATGCGTAGCATTATTTTTGCTAATTATATTGCACGCGATACTCGTCGTCTGGGAGCAACAA TCGACGTTGAACATAGTCATGTTCGATTCCTTGGTAATCTGGTGCTAAACCTCTGGGATTGTGGTGGTCAAGAAGCATtcatggaaaattattttgcatcaCAGCGTGATAATATATTCAGGAATGTAGAAGTTTTGATCTATGTTTTTGATGTAGAATCAAGAGAATTAGATAAAGACATGCATTATTATCAGAGTTGTTTAGAAGCCATATTGCAAAATAGTCCAGAAGCGAAAATATTCTGTCTAGTACATAAAATGGATTTGGTGCAAGAAGATCAACGAGATCTGATATTTAGGGAGAGAGAAGAGGATCTGAAACGACTTAGTTTGCCCCTTGAATGTACTTGTTTTAGAACTAGTATATGGGATGAAACATTATATAG AGCATGGTCTTCGATTGTATATATGTTGATTCCTAATGTGAAAGAACTTGAACAaagtttgaaacaatttacaaacattattgATGCCGATGAAGtacttttgtttgaaagagCAACATTTCTAGTAATTAGTTATTGCCAAAGACAACATCATAGAGATGTACACCGTTTTGAGAAAGTTTCtaacataataaaacaattcaaGCTGAGTTGCAG taaactGGCGGCGCAATTTCAAAGTATGGAAGTTAGAAATACGAATTTTGCGGCTTTCATCGACGTATTTACCTCCAATACTTATGTAATGGTTATTATGTCAGATCCCGCAATCC CGTCAGCGGCAACGTTAATCAATATTCGTAACGCGcgaaaacattttgaaaagcTGGAGCGTGCTAGTCAAAGCTCAGCCTTAAGTAGATAG
- the LOC128877115 gene encoding methionine-R-sulfoxide reductase B1 isoform X1: MSIIYRNMSLRLHQLNVLARSSLLHKDSIRRMTVEIDKEELKKRLTPIQWHVTQEKGTERPFSGCYNKFYDKGTYTCIICDQELFSSDTKYDSGCGWPAFNEVLEQGRVKLTKDTSHVGGNLLLLIANPDMVRTEVTCSKCGSHLGHVFNDGPKPTRKRFCINSASINFHAAGEEKKSTS, translated from the exons ATGTCCATCATTTACAGAAATATGTCATTACGTCTACATCAATTAAATGTACTAGCAAGAAGTTCATTGCTTCATAAAG ATTCGATTAGAAGAATGACTGTGGAGATCGACaaggaagaattaaaaaaacgtTTGACACCGATACAGTGGCACGTGACGCAAGAAAAAGGCACGGAACG ACCATTTAGTGGTTGCTACAACAAATTCTATGACAAAGGCACATATACATGCATAATCTGTGATCAAGAATTATTCTCTTCTGACACAAAATATGACAGTGGCTGTGGTTGGCCTGCATTCAACGAAGTATTGGAACAGGGACGAGTCAAGTTAACCAAAGATACCTCACATG TTGGTGGAAATCTACTACTGCTGATCGCAAACCCAGATATGGTGCGGACTGAAGTGACCTGTTCGAAGTGCGGTTCACATTTGGGACACGTATTTAACGATGGACCGAAGCCCACAAGGAAGCGTTTTTGTATCAACTCTGCATCCATAAACTTTCATGCAGcaggagaagaaaagaagtCAACATCATAA
- the LOC128877111 gene encoding serine/threonine-protein kinase Pak isoform X2, with protein MSDEEDKPPAPPVRLTSNRGESAPNLPVDMRPLPKEPDSDERKKKTLKSKMKVKENKDKPNISYPTNFEHTVHVGFDAVTGEFTGMPEAWARLLMSSNISKQEQKKNPQAVLDVLNWYDSSSKETKGSKYMTTTKMVGVVAPIERASSPRSMGISVGTGVGNIRGQAMSQASGSSHSQHSLSSSSPSSTPTDACATSSEQEDEPPPPPISARPERTKSIYTKPIEEEPPPPLTTTLGSPQRNGTPQQPHQSQLDRNKNQATPTSTTTDQTRPAQSDKARKKKMSDDEILEKLRTIVSVGDPNRKYTKMEKIGQGASGTVYTAIETSTGMEVAIKQMNLSQQPKKELIINEILVMRENKHPNVVNYLDSYLVGEELWVVMEYLPGGSLTDVVTETCMDEGQIAAVCREVLQALEFLHCNQVIHRDIKSDNILLGLDGGVKLTDFGFCAQISPEQSKRTTMVGTPYWMAPEVVTRKQYGPKVDIWSLGIMAIEMIEGEPPYLNENPLRALYLIATNGKPEIKEKDKLSPIFQDFLDQCLEVEVEKRSAASELLKHPFLKLARPLASLTPLIMAAKEAAKGH; from the exons ATGTCAGATGAAGAAGACAAACCCCCTGCACCTCCTGTGCGACTTACTTCGAACAG aGGTGAATCGGCACCTAATTTGCCAGTGGACATGCGTCCATTGCCTAAAGAACCTGATTCTGATGAacgtaagaaaaaaacattaaaaagcAAAATGAAGGTAAAAGAGAACAAAGATAAACCCAACATCAGTTACCCCACCAATTTTGAACATACGGTACACGTTGGATTTGATGCGGTTACCGGTGAATTTACG GGAATGCCAGAGGCTTGGGCGAGGCTGCTTATGTCTAGTAACATCAGTAAACAGGAACAGAAGAAGAACCCACAAGCCGTGTTAGACGTTTTGAACTGGTATGACAGTAGTAGTAAAGAAACGAAAGGTTCCAAGTATAtgacaacaacaaaaatggtTGGAGTAGTCG CTCCCATTGAAAGAGCAAGTAGTCCTCGAAGCATGGGTATAAGTGTTGGGACGGGAGTAGGAAATATTCGTGGTCAAGCAATGTCACAAGCTTCTGGAAGTTCTCATTCTCAGCATTCGCTCAGCAG CAGTAGTCCAAGTAGTACGCCAACGGATGCTTGTGCAACTAGTTCCGAACAAGAGGATGAACCTCCGCCACCGCCAATTTCTGCTAGACCAGAACGTACAAAATCAATT TATACAAAGCCTATAGAAGAAGAACCGCCTCCACCATTAACAACAACGTTAGGCTCGCCTCAACGAAATGGTACACCGCAACAACCACACCAATCGCAATTGgacagaaacaaaaatcaagcAACTCCTACATCAACGACAACCGATCAAACGAGACCAGCGCAAAGCGATAAAGctagaaagaaaaagatgtcGGATGACGAGATATTAGAAAAACTAAGAACAATTGTAAGCGTAGGAGATcctaatagaaaatatacaaaaatggaaaaaattggACAAGG TGCTTCGGGAACAGTGTACACAGCAATCGAGACATCAACAGGGATGGAAGTTgcaataaaacaaatgaatcTTTCGCAACAACCCAAGaaagagttaataataaacgaaatattagTTATGCGGGAGAACAAACATCCGAACGTTGTAAATTACTTGGATAGTTATCTTGTAGGAGAAGAATTGTGGGTAGTTATGGAATATTTACCTGGTGGTAGTTTGACGGATGTTGTGACTGAGACTTGTATGGATGAGGGTCAAATAGCAGCAGTGTGTAGAGAAGTCCTACAAGCTTTGGAGTTCCTTCATTGTAATCAAGTTATACACAGAGATATTAAATCTGATAACATTCTGCTCGGTTTGGACGGCGGAGTGAAGCTAACAGATTTTGGATTTTGTGCACAAATTTCACCGGAACAAAGTAAACGAACTACTATGGTCGGTACACCATATTGGATGGCACCTGAAGTAGTTACGAGAAAACAATACGGCCCAAAG GTTGACATTTGGTCGTTGGGTATAATGGCTATTGAAATGATAGAAGGGGAACCGccatatttaaacgaaaatccATTACGAGCTTTATATTTGATTGCAACAAATGGAAAACCCGAAATTAAAGAGAAGGACAAGTTATCGCCAATTTTTCAAGATTTCCTAGATCAGTGTTTAGAAGTTGAGGTGGAGAAACGATCGGCAGCTTCGGAATTACTCAAG CATCCTTTTCTGAAATTAGCAAGGCCACTTGCTTCCTTAACACCCTTAATAATGGCAGCAAAGGAAGCTGCTAAAGGTCATTAG
- the LOC128877115 gene encoding methionine-R-sulfoxide reductase B1 isoform X2, whose protein sequence is MSIIYRNMSLRLHQLNVLARSSLLHKDSIRRMTVEIDKEELKKRLTPIQWHVTQEKGTERPFSGCYNKFYDKGTYTCIICDQELFSSDTKYDSGCGWPAFNEVLEQGRVKLTKDTSHDMVRTEVTCSKCGSHLGHVFNDGPKPTRKRFCINSASINFHAAGEEKKSTS, encoded by the exons ATGTCCATCATTTACAGAAATATGTCATTACGTCTACATCAATTAAATGTACTAGCAAGAAGTTCATTGCTTCATAAAG ATTCGATTAGAAGAATGACTGTGGAGATCGACaaggaagaattaaaaaaacgtTTGACACCGATACAGTGGCACGTGACGCAAGAAAAAGGCACGGAACG ACCATTTAGTGGTTGCTACAACAAATTCTATGACAAAGGCACATATACATGCATAATCTGTGATCAAGAATTATTCTCTTCTGACACAAAATATGACAGTGGCTGTGGTTGGCCTGCATTCAACGAAGTATTGGAACAGGGACGAGTCAAGTTAACCAAAGATACCTCACATG ATATGGTGCGGACTGAAGTGACCTGTTCGAAGTGCGGTTCACATTTGGGACACGTATTTAACGATGGACCGAAGCCCACAAGGAAGCGTTTTTGTATCAACTCTGCATCCATAAACTTTCATGCAGcaggagaagaaaagaagtCAACATCATAA
- the LOC128877111 gene encoding serine/threonine-protein kinase Pak isoform X1: MSDEEDKPPAPPVRLTSNRGESAPNLPVDMRPLPKEPDSDERKKKTLKSKMKVKENKDKPNISYPTNFEHTVHVGFDAVTGEFTGMPEAWARLLMSSNISKQEQKKNPQAVLDVLNWYDSSSKETKGSKYMTTTKMVGVVAPIERASSPRSMGISVGTGVGNIRGQAMSQASGSSHSQHSLSRVSSSSPSSTPTDACATSSEQEDEPPPPPISARPERTKSIYTKPIEEEPPPPLTTTLGSPQRNGTPQQPHQSQLDRNKNQATPTSTTTDQTRPAQSDKARKKKMSDDEILEKLRTIVSVGDPNRKYTKMEKIGQGASGTVYTAIETSTGMEVAIKQMNLSQQPKKELIINEILVMRENKHPNVVNYLDSYLVGEELWVVMEYLPGGSLTDVVTETCMDEGQIAAVCREVLQALEFLHCNQVIHRDIKSDNILLGLDGGVKLTDFGFCAQISPEQSKRTTMVGTPYWMAPEVVTRKQYGPKVDIWSLGIMAIEMIEGEPPYLNENPLRALYLIATNGKPEIKEKDKLSPIFQDFLDQCLEVEVEKRSAASELLKHPFLKLARPLASLTPLIMAAKEAAKGH, encoded by the exons ATGTCAGATGAAGAAGACAAACCCCCTGCACCTCCTGTGCGACTTACTTCGAACAG aGGTGAATCGGCACCTAATTTGCCAGTGGACATGCGTCCATTGCCTAAAGAACCTGATTCTGATGAacgtaagaaaaaaacattaaaaagcAAAATGAAGGTAAAAGAGAACAAAGATAAACCCAACATCAGTTACCCCACCAATTTTGAACATACGGTACACGTTGGATTTGATGCGGTTACCGGTGAATTTACG GGAATGCCAGAGGCTTGGGCGAGGCTGCTTATGTCTAGTAACATCAGTAAACAGGAACAGAAGAAGAACCCACAAGCCGTGTTAGACGTTTTGAACTGGTATGACAGTAGTAGTAAAGAAACGAAAGGTTCCAAGTATAtgacaacaacaaaaatggtTGGAGTAGTCG CTCCCATTGAAAGAGCAAGTAGTCCTCGAAGCATGGGTATAAGTGTTGGGACGGGAGTAGGAAATATTCGTGGTCAAGCAATGTCACAAGCTTCTGGAAGTTCTCATTCTCAGCATTCGCTCAGCAG AGTAAGTAGCAGTAGTCCAAGTAGTACGCCAACGGATGCTTGTGCAACTAGTTCCGAACAAGAGGATGAACCTCCGCCACCGCCAATTTCTGCTAGACCAGAACGTACAAAATCAATT TATACAAAGCCTATAGAAGAAGAACCGCCTCCACCATTAACAACAACGTTAGGCTCGCCTCAACGAAATGGTACACCGCAACAACCACACCAATCGCAATTGgacagaaacaaaaatcaagcAACTCCTACATCAACGACAACCGATCAAACGAGACCAGCGCAAAGCGATAAAGctagaaagaaaaagatgtcGGATGACGAGATATTAGAAAAACTAAGAACAATTGTAAGCGTAGGAGATcctaatagaaaatatacaaaaatggaaaaaattggACAAGG TGCTTCGGGAACAGTGTACACAGCAATCGAGACATCAACAGGGATGGAAGTTgcaataaaacaaatgaatcTTTCGCAACAACCCAAGaaagagttaataataaacgaaatattagTTATGCGGGAGAACAAACATCCGAACGTTGTAAATTACTTGGATAGTTATCTTGTAGGAGAAGAATTGTGGGTAGTTATGGAATATTTACCTGGTGGTAGTTTGACGGATGTTGTGACTGAGACTTGTATGGATGAGGGTCAAATAGCAGCAGTGTGTAGAGAAGTCCTACAAGCTTTGGAGTTCCTTCATTGTAATCAAGTTATACACAGAGATATTAAATCTGATAACATTCTGCTCGGTTTGGACGGCGGAGTGAAGCTAACAGATTTTGGATTTTGTGCACAAATTTCACCGGAACAAAGTAAACGAACTACTATGGTCGGTACACCATATTGGATGGCACCTGAAGTAGTTACGAGAAAACAATACGGCCCAAAG GTTGACATTTGGTCGTTGGGTATAATGGCTATTGAAATGATAGAAGGGGAACCGccatatttaaacgaaaatccATTACGAGCTTTATATTTGATTGCAACAAATGGAAAACCCGAAATTAAAGAGAAGGACAAGTTATCGCCAATTTTTCAAGATTTCCTAGATCAGTGTTTAGAAGTTGAGGTGGAGAAACGATCGGCAGCTTCGGAATTACTCAAG CATCCTTTTCTGAAATTAGCAAGGCCACTTGCTTCCTTAACACCCTTAATAATGGCAGCAAAGGAAGCTGCTAAAGGTCATTAG
- the LOC128877111 gene encoding serine/threonine-protein kinase Pak isoform X3, which produces MSDEEDKPPAPPVRLTSNRGESAPNLPVDMRPLPKEPDSDERKKKTLKSKMKVKENKDKPNISYPTNFEHTVHVGFDAVTGEFTGMPEAWARLLMSSNISKQEQKKNPQAVLDVLNWYDSSSKETKGSKYMTTTKMVGVVAPIERASSPRSMGISVGTGVGNIRGQAMSQASGSSHSQHSLSSSPSSTPTDACATSSEQEDEPPPPPISARPERTKSIYTKPIEEEPPPPLTTTLGSPQRNGTPQQPHQSQLDRNKNQATPTSTTTDQTRPAQSDKARKKKMSDDEILEKLRTIVSVGDPNRKYTKMEKIGQGASGTVYTAIETSTGMEVAIKQMNLSQQPKKELIINEILVMRENKHPNVVNYLDSYLVGEELWVVMEYLPGGSLTDVVTETCMDEGQIAAVCREVLQALEFLHCNQVIHRDIKSDNILLGLDGGVKLTDFGFCAQISPEQSKRTTMVGTPYWMAPEVVTRKQYGPKVDIWSLGIMAIEMIEGEPPYLNENPLRALYLIATNGKPEIKEKDKLSPIFQDFLDQCLEVEVEKRSAASELLKHPFLKLARPLASLTPLIMAAKEAAKGH; this is translated from the exons ATGTCAGATGAAGAAGACAAACCCCCTGCACCTCCTGTGCGACTTACTTCGAACAG aGGTGAATCGGCACCTAATTTGCCAGTGGACATGCGTCCATTGCCTAAAGAACCTGATTCTGATGAacgtaagaaaaaaacattaaaaagcAAAATGAAGGTAAAAGAGAACAAAGATAAACCCAACATCAGTTACCCCACCAATTTTGAACATACGGTACACGTTGGATTTGATGCGGTTACCGGTGAATTTACG GGAATGCCAGAGGCTTGGGCGAGGCTGCTTATGTCTAGTAACATCAGTAAACAGGAACAGAAGAAGAACCCACAAGCCGTGTTAGACGTTTTGAACTGGTATGACAGTAGTAGTAAAGAAACGAAAGGTTCCAAGTATAtgacaacaacaaaaatggtTGGAGTAGTCG CTCCCATTGAAAGAGCAAGTAGTCCTCGAAGCATGGGTATAAGTGTTGGGACGGGAGTAGGAAATATTCGTGGTCAAGCAATGTCACAAGCTTCTGGAAGTTCTCATTCTCAGCATTCGCTCAGCAG TAGTCCAAGTAGTACGCCAACGGATGCTTGTGCAACTAGTTCCGAACAAGAGGATGAACCTCCGCCACCGCCAATTTCTGCTAGACCAGAACGTACAAAATCAATT TATACAAAGCCTATAGAAGAAGAACCGCCTCCACCATTAACAACAACGTTAGGCTCGCCTCAACGAAATGGTACACCGCAACAACCACACCAATCGCAATTGgacagaaacaaaaatcaagcAACTCCTACATCAACGACAACCGATCAAACGAGACCAGCGCAAAGCGATAAAGctagaaagaaaaagatgtcGGATGACGAGATATTAGAAAAACTAAGAACAATTGTAAGCGTAGGAGATcctaatagaaaatatacaaaaatggaaaaaattggACAAGG TGCTTCGGGAACAGTGTACACAGCAATCGAGACATCAACAGGGATGGAAGTTgcaataaaacaaatgaatcTTTCGCAACAACCCAAGaaagagttaataataaacgaaatattagTTATGCGGGAGAACAAACATCCGAACGTTGTAAATTACTTGGATAGTTATCTTGTAGGAGAAGAATTGTGGGTAGTTATGGAATATTTACCTGGTGGTAGTTTGACGGATGTTGTGACTGAGACTTGTATGGATGAGGGTCAAATAGCAGCAGTGTGTAGAGAAGTCCTACAAGCTTTGGAGTTCCTTCATTGTAATCAAGTTATACACAGAGATATTAAATCTGATAACATTCTGCTCGGTTTGGACGGCGGAGTGAAGCTAACAGATTTTGGATTTTGTGCACAAATTTCACCGGAACAAAGTAAACGAACTACTATGGTCGGTACACCATATTGGATGGCACCTGAAGTAGTTACGAGAAAACAATACGGCCCAAAG GTTGACATTTGGTCGTTGGGTATAATGGCTATTGAAATGATAGAAGGGGAACCGccatatttaaacgaaaatccATTACGAGCTTTATATTTGATTGCAACAAATGGAAAACCCGAAATTAAAGAGAAGGACAAGTTATCGCCAATTTTTCAAGATTTCCTAGATCAGTGTTTAGAAGTTGAGGTGGAGAAACGATCGGCAGCTTCGGAATTACTCAAG CATCCTTTTCTGAAATTAGCAAGGCCACTTGCTTCCTTAACACCCTTAATAATGGCAGCAAAGGAAGCTGCTAAAGGTCATTAG
- the LOC128876241 gene encoding beta carbonic anhydrase 1: MDRIIKGIMKYRKCHREGMVKQFQQVRDHPEPKAVFFTCMDSRMIPTRFTETNVGDMFVVRNAGNVVPHSQHFPDELTMCEPAALELGCVVNDIRHVIVCGHSDCKAMNLLYALRDEEFASKANRRISPLRAWLCAHASSSLAKFQQLEITGFRQPIIFQAETPMRKFVAYIDPEDKFSIEDKLSQVNTLQQLQNVASYGFLKKRLERHDLHIHALWFDIYTGDIYYFSRANKRFVEISELTETPLLAEIKRYYS; the protein is encoded by the exons ATGGATAGAATAATTAAAGGGATAatgaaatacagaaaatgCCATAGAGAAGGAATGGtgaaacaatttcaacaaGTTCGAGACCATCCCGAG CCAAAGGCAGTATTCTTTACCTGCATGGACTCCCGGATGATCCCAACTAGATTTACGGAAACGAACGTTGGGGACATGTTTGTCG tgagAAACGCCGGTAATGTCGTACCTCATTCTCAACATTTTCCGGATGAGTTGACAATGTGCGAGCCCGCAGCTTTAGAGCTTGGCTGCGTGGTGAACGACATAAGGCACGTTATAGTGTGCGGACACAGCGATTGCAAAGCTATGAATTTGTTGTATGCCCTGCGGGACGAGGAATTTGCATCTAAG GCGAACAGAAGGATATCGCCATTGAGAGCATGGTTGTGCGCCCATGCCAGCAGCAGCTTAGCGAAGTTTCAACAGCTCGAAATCACTGGCTTCCGCCAGCCAATAATCTTTCAAGCTGAGACACCGATGAGGAAGTTCGTAGCTTACATTGACCCCGAagataaattttccatcgaagACAAATTGTCTCAA GTGAATACATTGCAACAACTACAAAACGTAGCCTCGTACGGGTTTTTGAAGAAGCGACTGGAAAGGCACGATCTGCACATTCACGCCCTGTGGTTCGACATTTACACAGGcgacatttattatttcagcAGAGCGAACAAAAGATTCGTCGAAATAAGCGAATTGACGGAAACGCCTTTGCTCGctgaaattaaaagatattattcCTAA